A stretch of the Ictidomys tridecemlineatus isolate mIctTri1 chromosome 5, mIctTri1.hap1, whole genome shotgun sequence genome encodes the following:
- the Pif1 gene encoding ATP-dependent DNA helicase PIF1 isoform X2 has protein sequence MLRSFRRLAEVVAMLSSTQVAAAEGDHADLRCRVAVEELSPGGQPRKRQTLRTAELSLGRNERRELMLRLQAPGPAGQPRCFPLRAARLFTRFAAAGRSTLRLPADAVPRAGAVQLLLSDCPPDRLRRFLRTLRLKLAADPGPGPASARAKLLSPRPRDFVTISPVQPEELRRVAATRVLDTTLAKQPMEPGTGAKPSMEAPRWPLPVKRLSLLPTKTQLSEEQAAVLRVVLKGQSIFFTGSAGTGKSYLLKRILGSLPPTGTVATASTGVAACHIGGTTLHAFAGIGSGKAPLAQCVALAQRPGVRQAWLNCQRLIIDEISMVEADLFDKLEAVARAVRQQNKPFGGIQLIICGDFLQLPPVTKGSQPPQFCFQAKSWKRCVPVTLELTEVWRQADKTFISLLQAVRLGRCSDEVTRQLRATAAHKVGRDGIVATRLCTHQDDVALTNEKRLQELPGEVHSFEAMDSNPELARTLDAQCPVGQLLQLKLGAQGMSLDCVEISLGRVFASGQAYVALSRARSLQGLRVLDFDPMVVHCDPRVLHYYATLRRGRDLHLESPNDEDAASDQENMDPNL, from the exons ATGCTCCGGTCTTTTCGCAGACTTGCAGAGGTGGTAGCAATGCTCTCGAGCACCCAGGTGGCGGCAGCGGAAGGTGACCACGCGGACCTGCGGTGCCGTGTGGCGGTGGAGGAGCTGAGCCCAGGAGGGCAGCCACGGAAACGCCAGACCTTACGCACCGCGGAGCTGAGCCTGGGTCGAAACGAGCGCCGTGAGTTGATGCTGCGGCTGCAGGCTCCGGGGCCAGCCGGGCAACCGCGCTGCTTCCCCCTGCGCGCCGCGCGTCTCTTCACACGGTTCGCCGCAGCGGGGCGCAGTACGTTGAGGCTCCCAGCAGACGCCGTTCCCCGGGCGGGCGCCGTGCAGCTGCTGCTCTCCGACTGCCCCCCGGACCGCCTGCGGCGTTTCTTGCGCACACTGCGTCTGAAGCTGGCTGCGGACCCGGGTCCCGGGCCTGCCTCTGCCCGCGCGAAGCTGCTCAGCCCTCGACCCCGCGACTTCGTCACCATCAGCCCAGTGCAGCCGGAGGAGCTGCGGCGTGTGGCAGCAACGCGGGTTCTAGACACCACGCTGGCCAAGCAGCCGATGGAACCCGGGACTGGAGCCAAGCCCAGCATG GAAGCCCCAAGGTGGCCTCTACCTGTGAAGAGGCTGAGCTTGCTCCCCACCAAGACACAGCTTTCTGAGGAACAGGCTGCAGTGCTGAGGGTTGTCCTAAAAGGCCAGAGCATTTTCTTCACTGGGAGCGCAG GGACTGGGAAGTCATATCTGCTGAAGCGGATCCTGGGCTCACTGCCCCCCACAGGCACAGTGGCCACTGCTAGCACTGGGGTGGCAGCCTGTCACATTGGGGGCACTACCCTCCATGCTTTTGCAG GCATCGGCTCAGGCAAGGCTCCCCTGGCCCAGTGTGTGGCTCTGGCACAGCGGCCAGGCGTGCGGCAGGCCTGGCTGAACTGCCAGAGGCTGATCATTGACGAGATCTCCATGGTGGAGGCAGACTTGTTTGATAAGCTGGAGGCTGTGGCCAG AGCTGTCCGCCAGCAGAACAAGCCATTTGGAGGGATCCAGCTCATTATCTGTGGGGACTTCCTGCAGCTGCCACCAGTGACCAAGGGCTCCCAACCCCCTCAGTTCTGCTTCCAG GCCAAGAGCTGGAAGAGGTGTGTGCCAGTGACCCTGGAGCTCACTGAAGTGTGGAGGCAGGCGGACAAGACCTTCATCTCTCTGTTGCAGGCTGTGAGGCTAGGCAG GTGCTCTGATGAGGTGACCCGCCAGCTCAGGGCCACAGCTGCCCACAAGGTAGGGCGAGACGGAATTGTGGCCACAAGGCTCTGCACCCACCAGGATGACGTGGCCCTCACCAATGAGAAACGGCTGCAGGAGCTGCCAG GTGAGGTACATAGCTTTGAGGCTATGGATAGCAACCCTGAGTTAGCCAGGACCCTGGATGCCCAGTGTCCTGTTGGCCAGCTTCTTCAGCTAAAGCTGGGGGCCCAG GGCATGTCTCTAGATTGTGTGGAGATCTCTCTGGGACGCGTGTTTGCCAGCGGTCAAGCCTATGTGGCCCTTTCCCGGGCCCGCAGCCTACAGGGTCTGCGTGTACTAGACTTTGACCCCATGGTGGTTCACTGTGACCCCCGTGTGCTGCACTACTATGCCACCCTGCGGCGTGGCAGAGACCTCCATCTG GAGTCTCCAAATGATGAAGATGCAGCCTCGGACCAGGAGAACATGGACCCAAACCTCTGA
- the Pif1 gene encoding ATP-dependent DNA helicase PIF1 isoform X1 translates to MLRSFRRLAEVVAMLSSTQVAAAEGDHADLRCRVAVEELSPGGQPRKRQTLRTAELSLGRNERRELMLRLQAPGPAGQPRCFPLRAARLFTRFAAAGRSTLRLPADAVPRAGAVQLLLSDCPPDRLRRFLRTLRLKLAADPGPGPASARAKLLSPRPRDFVTISPVQPEELRRVAATRVLDTTLAKQPMEPGTGAKPSMEAPRWPLPVKRLSLLPTKTQLSEEQAAVLRVVLKGQSIFFTGSAGTGKSYLLKRILGSLPPTGTVATASTGVAACHIGGTTLHAFAGIGSGKAPLAQCVALAQRPGVRQAWLNCQRLIIDEISMVEADLFDKLEAVARAVRQQNKPFGGIQLIICGDFLQLPPVTKGSQPPQFCFQAKSWKRCVPVTLELTEVWRQADKTFISLLQAVRLGRCSDEVTRQLRATAAHKVGRDGIVATRLCTHQDDVALTNEKRLQELPGEVHSFEAMDSNPELARTLDAQCPVGQLLQLKLGAQVMLVKNLAVSRGLVNGARGVVVGFETEGRGLPRVRFLCGVTEVIHADRWTVQATGGQLLSRQQLPLQLAWAISIHKSQGMSLDCVEISLGRVFASGQAYVALSRARSLQGLRVLDFDPMVVHCDPRVLHYYATLRRGRDLHLESPNDEDAASDQENMDPNL, encoded by the exons ATGCTCCGGTCTTTTCGCAGACTTGCAGAGGTGGTAGCAATGCTCTCGAGCACCCAGGTGGCGGCAGCGGAAGGTGACCACGCGGACCTGCGGTGCCGTGTGGCGGTGGAGGAGCTGAGCCCAGGAGGGCAGCCACGGAAACGCCAGACCTTACGCACCGCGGAGCTGAGCCTGGGTCGAAACGAGCGCCGTGAGTTGATGCTGCGGCTGCAGGCTCCGGGGCCAGCCGGGCAACCGCGCTGCTTCCCCCTGCGCGCCGCGCGTCTCTTCACACGGTTCGCCGCAGCGGGGCGCAGTACGTTGAGGCTCCCAGCAGACGCCGTTCCCCGGGCGGGCGCCGTGCAGCTGCTGCTCTCCGACTGCCCCCCGGACCGCCTGCGGCGTTTCTTGCGCACACTGCGTCTGAAGCTGGCTGCGGACCCGGGTCCCGGGCCTGCCTCTGCCCGCGCGAAGCTGCTCAGCCCTCGACCCCGCGACTTCGTCACCATCAGCCCAGTGCAGCCGGAGGAGCTGCGGCGTGTGGCAGCAACGCGGGTTCTAGACACCACGCTGGCCAAGCAGCCGATGGAACCCGGGACTGGAGCCAAGCCCAGCATG GAAGCCCCAAGGTGGCCTCTACCTGTGAAGAGGCTGAGCTTGCTCCCCACCAAGACACAGCTTTCTGAGGAACAGGCTGCAGTGCTGAGGGTTGTCCTAAAAGGCCAGAGCATTTTCTTCACTGGGAGCGCAG GGACTGGGAAGTCATATCTGCTGAAGCGGATCCTGGGCTCACTGCCCCCCACAGGCACAGTGGCCACTGCTAGCACTGGGGTGGCAGCCTGTCACATTGGGGGCACTACCCTCCATGCTTTTGCAG GCATCGGCTCAGGCAAGGCTCCCCTGGCCCAGTGTGTGGCTCTGGCACAGCGGCCAGGCGTGCGGCAGGCCTGGCTGAACTGCCAGAGGCTGATCATTGACGAGATCTCCATGGTGGAGGCAGACTTGTTTGATAAGCTGGAGGCTGTGGCCAG AGCTGTCCGCCAGCAGAACAAGCCATTTGGAGGGATCCAGCTCATTATCTGTGGGGACTTCCTGCAGCTGCCACCAGTGACCAAGGGCTCCCAACCCCCTCAGTTCTGCTTCCAG GCCAAGAGCTGGAAGAGGTGTGTGCCAGTGACCCTGGAGCTCACTGAAGTGTGGAGGCAGGCGGACAAGACCTTCATCTCTCTGTTGCAGGCTGTGAGGCTAGGCAG GTGCTCTGATGAGGTGACCCGCCAGCTCAGGGCCACAGCTGCCCACAAGGTAGGGCGAGACGGAATTGTGGCCACAAGGCTCTGCACCCACCAGGATGACGTGGCCCTCACCAATGAGAAACGGCTGCAGGAGCTGCCAG GTGAGGTACATAGCTTTGAGGCTATGGATAGCAACCCTGAGTTAGCCAGGACCCTGGATGCCCAGTGTCCTGTTGGCCAGCTTCTTCAGCTAAAGCTGGGGGCCCAG GTGATGCTGGTGAAGAATTTAGCTGTGTCCAGGGGCCTGGTGAACGGAGCCCGAGGTGTAGTAGTCGGGTTCGAGACTGAAGGGAGAG GGCTGCCCCGAGTGCGCTTCCTGTGTGGAGTCACTGAGGTCATCCATGCTGACCGTTGGACAGTTCAGGCCACTGGGGGCCAACTCCTCAGTCGCCAGCAGCTGCCCCTCCAGCTGGCCTGGGCGATATCCATCCACAAGAGCCAG GGCATGTCTCTAGATTGTGTGGAGATCTCTCTGGGACGCGTGTTTGCCAGCGGTCAAGCCTATGTGGCCCTTTCCCGGGCCCGCAGCCTACAGGGTCTGCGTGTACTAGACTTTGACCCCATGGTGGTTCACTGTGACCCCCGTGTGCTGCACTACTATGCCACCCTGCGGCGTGGCAGAGACCTCCATCTG GAGTCTCCAAATGATGAAGATGCAGCCTCGGACCAGGAGAACATGGACCCAAACCTCTGA
- the Pif1 gene encoding ATP-dependent DNA helicase PIF1 isoform X3, with translation MLRSFRRLAEVVAMLSSTQVAAAEGDHADLRCRVAVEELSPGGQPRKRQTLRTAELSLGRNERRELMLRLQAPGPAGQPRCFPLRAARLFTRFAAAGRSTLRLPADAVPRAGAVQLLLSDCPPDRLRRFLRTLRLKLAADPGPGPASARAKLLSPRPRDFVTISPVQPEELRRVAATRVLDTTLAKQPMEPGTGAKPSMEAPRWPLPVKRLSLLPTKTQLSEEQAAVLRVVLKGQSIFFTGSAGTGKSYLLKRILGSLPPTGTVATASTGVAACHIGGTTLHAFAGIGSGKAPLAQCVALAQRPGVRQAWLNCQRLIIDEISMVEADLFDKLEAVARAVRQQNKPFGGIQLIICGDFLQLPPVTKGSQPPQFCFQAKSWKRCVPVTLELTEVWRQADKTFISLLQAVRLGRCSDEVTRQLRATAAHKVGRDGIVATRLCTHQDDVALTNEKRLQELPGEVHSFEAMDSNPELARTLDAQCPVGQLLQLKLGAQGCPECASCVESLRSSMLTVGQFRPLGANSSVASSCPSSWPGRYPSTRARACL, from the exons ATGCTCCGGTCTTTTCGCAGACTTGCAGAGGTGGTAGCAATGCTCTCGAGCACCCAGGTGGCGGCAGCGGAAGGTGACCACGCGGACCTGCGGTGCCGTGTGGCGGTGGAGGAGCTGAGCCCAGGAGGGCAGCCACGGAAACGCCAGACCTTACGCACCGCGGAGCTGAGCCTGGGTCGAAACGAGCGCCGTGAGTTGATGCTGCGGCTGCAGGCTCCGGGGCCAGCCGGGCAACCGCGCTGCTTCCCCCTGCGCGCCGCGCGTCTCTTCACACGGTTCGCCGCAGCGGGGCGCAGTACGTTGAGGCTCCCAGCAGACGCCGTTCCCCGGGCGGGCGCCGTGCAGCTGCTGCTCTCCGACTGCCCCCCGGACCGCCTGCGGCGTTTCTTGCGCACACTGCGTCTGAAGCTGGCTGCGGACCCGGGTCCCGGGCCTGCCTCTGCCCGCGCGAAGCTGCTCAGCCCTCGACCCCGCGACTTCGTCACCATCAGCCCAGTGCAGCCGGAGGAGCTGCGGCGTGTGGCAGCAACGCGGGTTCTAGACACCACGCTGGCCAAGCAGCCGATGGAACCCGGGACTGGAGCCAAGCCCAGCATG GAAGCCCCAAGGTGGCCTCTACCTGTGAAGAGGCTGAGCTTGCTCCCCACCAAGACACAGCTTTCTGAGGAACAGGCTGCAGTGCTGAGGGTTGTCCTAAAAGGCCAGAGCATTTTCTTCACTGGGAGCGCAG GGACTGGGAAGTCATATCTGCTGAAGCGGATCCTGGGCTCACTGCCCCCCACAGGCACAGTGGCCACTGCTAGCACTGGGGTGGCAGCCTGTCACATTGGGGGCACTACCCTCCATGCTTTTGCAG GCATCGGCTCAGGCAAGGCTCCCCTGGCCCAGTGTGTGGCTCTGGCACAGCGGCCAGGCGTGCGGCAGGCCTGGCTGAACTGCCAGAGGCTGATCATTGACGAGATCTCCATGGTGGAGGCAGACTTGTTTGATAAGCTGGAGGCTGTGGCCAG AGCTGTCCGCCAGCAGAACAAGCCATTTGGAGGGATCCAGCTCATTATCTGTGGGGACTTCCTGCAGCTGCCACCAGTGACCAAGGGCTCCCAACCCCCTCAGTTCTGCTTCCAG GCCAAGAGCTGGAAGAGGTGTGTGCCAGTGACCCTGGAGCTCACTGAAGTGTGGAGGCAGGCGGACAAGACCTTCATCTCTCTGTTGCAGGCTGTGAGGCTAGGCAG GTGCTCTGATGAGGTGACCCGCCAGCTCAGGGCCACAGCTGCCCACAAGGTAGGGCGAGACGGAATTGTGGCCACAAGGCTCTGCACCCACCAGGATGACGTGGCCCTCACCAATGAGAAACGGCTGCAGGAGCTGCCAG GTGAGGTACATAGCTTTGAGGCTATGGATAGCAACCCTGAGTTAGCCAGGACCCTGGATGCCCAGTGTCCTGTTGGCCAGCTTCTTCAGCTAAAGCTGGGGGCCCAG GGCTGCCCCGAGTGCGCTTCCTGTGTGGAGTCACTGAGGTCATCCATGCTGACCGTTGGACAGTTCAGGCCACTGGGGGCCAACTCCTCAGTCGCCAGCAGCTGCCCCTCCAGCTGGCCTGGGCGATATCCATCCACAAGAGCCAG GGCATGTCTCTAG